In Gemmatimonadaceae bacterium, the sequence CTGGCCTGGAACGTCCCCTCGGCACGCATCTGAAGGCCTCGGTGCGCCCCCAGTACGGCATTGCCGACGCTGTCGTGCGGGGGACCGCCTCGCTCGACTGGCAAGATGCCGGCGGGCTCGGCGTGCACCTGTTCGCCGCGCACACGCTGGCTGATGCGCGCGACGAGCCGGAGCGGTCGCGCATCGAGAACAGCCTGGCGGCCCAGGAGTTCGGCAGCGACGCCACCGAGCCGTACGACCTCAGGGCGCTGGGCGCGAACGTGACGCTGCCAGCGATAGGGGTGCAGTGGACGCTGGGCGTTGCCCGTGAGCAGCAGCGCGGCGTGACCATTCACGCGCGGCCCGCCGTGGGTACGTATGCGCCGACGATTCCCGTGGTGCCGCTCGACCCGTGGCACGTGTCGCTTCGCGGAGAGCGAGCGACGCCGCTGTCCTGGAGTGGGTTCGACGTCAGAGCGTCGGTGCAGCTCGATTGGTGGCACGCCACGGTGGCCAACTCGTGTTCGGGCCCGGGTCTCGTCGCGTGCGCCCTGCCGGCGTCGACGGTGCGGCGGGCGTCCGCCATCGTAGACGTGGCACGCGACGTCGGGCCGATCCAGATGGTGAGCCACACGCACGCGACCGTCGCCGATGGCGCTGGCGGCTACGTGCCGGCGCAGGAATTGGCCTATTTCGGCGGTCCGGTGACGGCGCCCGGCTATGCGCTCCACGGCTTGGTGGGCACGCGCGGCGTTTCACAGCGCATCGAACTGCGCGCTCCCATCCCGTTCTTCGGATTCCCGCTCGGCACGTTCGGCCACGCGCCCGCCAGCGCCACCCTCGCCCCCTACGTCAACGTGGTGGCCCTGCCGTTCTCCAGCGCGTTTTCCGAGAACCTGGGCAACGGCGTCGTGCGGGAACAGCGCGTCTTTCCCTCGGTGGGCGTGGGGCTCATCAGCTTCTTCGATCTCGTGCGGCTCGATGTGGCGCGCGGGCTCAAGAGTGGCGGGCGGTGGACCTTCTCCGTGGACATCACGCGGGAGTTCTGGCCCATTCTCTGAACGCGCGCCAGGCGGGCAGTGTGCCTCCGCGCTGCAGTCGATTCATTGCGGTTGCGTGCAAACGGGTGCGCGCGCGCCAGGCGCCGGGGCTACCGTGGCGCATGCCCGCCACCCTTCGCGACCACTGGCCGCAGCGCGTCCTCGATGCCGTGCCCGGCCCACTCCCAAACGATGAGCCCGCGCTGGCGCGGGCGCTCGCTGCCGCGCTGCGCGTGGAACTGGCCGATCTCACTGTGGCCAACCCCGCGGCGCGGACGCTCGTGCCCGAACGATGGGCGCGCCAGTTCCGCGTGCTTCCGCTCGACGCCACCGACGACCGTATCGTGCTCGCCACGGCCGATCCACTCGATCTGGAATGCGAACGCGCGCTGGCGTTCGCCACCGGGCGCGACGTGCGGTTCGCACTGGCCCGCCCCTCGGCGCTCACCGACGCCGTCAACCGGGCATACGTCGAGTCCACGTCGGCGCCGCAGCATCCGGGCGCGACGCGCGAGGTGCAGATGCTCACCGCCGATCAGGAGGTCGCGCCGCCCGTCGCAGGGCAGGATGACGGCGGGAGCGTCACGCGGCTGGTGGACGATCTGCTGGCCGATGGCGTCGGCGCGCACGCCAGCGACATCCACATCGAGCCCGAAGATCAGGGAATCGCGGTGCGCCACCGCATCGATGGGGTGCTGCGCCACGTGCGCACCCTGCCGCGGGGCGTCGCCCGTTCGCTCGTCTCGCGCATCAAGATCATCTCGGGGCTCGACATCGCCGATCGGCTGCGACCGCAGGACGGGCGGGCCCGGGTGGCGGTGAACGGCGCCGCCGTCGATCTGCGCGTGTCCACGCTCCCCGCATCGCGCGGCGAGAAGGTGGTGATCCGCATTCTCGACCGGCGGTCGGCGCTCCGCTCGCTCGACGCCATGGGATTCCGCGCCGACGAGTACGCGCGCGTCGACACGCTGCTCGGTTGCCGCGAGGGGCTCATTCTCGTCACCGGCCCGACCGGCTCGGGCAAGACCACCACGCTGTACGCGGCGCTGCAACGGCTCCAGCAGCGCAACCTGAACATCGTCACCGTGGAGGACCCCATCGAGTACCGCATCCCGGGCATCGTGCAGGTGCAGGTGCACGAGCGGGCCGGACTCACCTTCGCGTCGGCCCTGCGCTCGATCATGCGGCAGGACCCCGACGTATTGTTGGTTGGCGAGATCCGCGACCGCGAGACGGCCGAGATCGCCATCCAGGCGTCGCTCACCGGGCACCTCGTGCTCTCCACCCTTCACACCAACGATGCCGCGAGCGCGGTCACCCGCCTGGCAGACTTCGGAGTGGCGCCGTACAAGATCGCGAGCGCGGTGAAGGGCGTGTTGGCCCAGCGCCTGGTGCGCCGACTCTGCGGCTGCAGCGCGGGCACGCGCGAAGTCACGGCGCGACCCGTGGCCGCGGTGGCCGAGCGATCGGTGTGCGCGCTCTGCGGTGGCGAGGGCTTCCGCGGGCGGCTGGCGATCGTCGAAGTACTCGTGGCATCCACGGAGTTCGAGCGGCGGGTGGCCGCCAGCGAGACTGCCGACCGGCTGGCCGAAGCGGGGCGCGAGGCGGGAATGGTCAGTCTCTGGGAGTCGGGGTTGGCGCACGTGCGGGCTGGCGCGACCTCGCTCCAGGAATTGCGGCGCGTTGCCGCGCCACCGCCGCCTGGTAAGTTGAGGGTGGCGGCCGCCGCCTGGCCGTCCGACACCTCAACCCGAAGGTCCGTGCCCAACTCTCCGATCAGCCTCGACGTCGGGACGGTCGAGGTCTACGTCATCCATCCGCACCCCGACGGATGGCGCGTGCTCGTGCTCGAGCGCGGGCCCGGCGCTATCCGCCCTGGGTCGTGGGAAGTGGTCACCGGCAGCGTCGACCCCGCGGAACGCCCGGAAGCAGCGGCCCTTCGGGAACTGCAGGAAGAAACCGGCCTGGCGGCCGACCGGTTGTATAGCGTGGCCGTGCAGCCGTTCTACCTGCCGCGCCGGTCGAGCATCCAGATGGCGGTGGTGTTCGCGGCGTTCGTGGACCATCCCGGTTCCGTAACACTGAGCGCCGAGCACGGCGGCTTCGAGTGGCTGGACGCAGCCGCGGCCGCCGAACGGTTCACCTGGCCGCGGTCGCGGCGTACGATGGGCGACATCGTGCGCCTCCTCAGCCCCGCCAACCTCGACCGGGTGGAAGACGTGCTGCGCGTGCGCTAGCGGCCGTCGTCGCGTGTGGGTTCGGCGGGCTGGCGTGCGGCCGCCCGGGACACCAGCTCCTGCGGTGGCGCGTTGGGCTTCACGCGCACGCTCTTGGCGGGGATGCCCACGTACACGTGGTAGGGGCGCACGTCCGAGGTCGCCACCGCCATCGCGCCCACCATGCCCTGTTCGCCCACGTTCACGCCGGCGAGAATGGTCGCGTGATACGTGATGCGCACGCCGTCGGCGATCACCGTGGCGCTGTTGGTCACCTCGCGCGGGTCCACGATGCTGTGGGTGTGGCTGTACACGTTGGCGAAGTCGCTGATGGAAACGTTGTTGCCGAGGCGAATGCCGCCGCGGTCGTCGAGCAGCACGTGCCGGTGCACCACCACGTCGTCGCCCACTTCCAGATTGTAGCCGAAGGAGAACTCCACGTGCTGGAACGCCTTGAAGTTCTCGCCGCACCGCTTGAAGATGTGCGGCGCCAGCAGCCGGCGAAGGAGCACGCCCATCCACACGTTCTGTCCGCCCAGCGGCGTGCGGTCGAACGAGTACCAGAGCCAGAGCAGCGGCTTCACCCGCTGGAATCGCGCGTCGTCGCAGTCGGCGTAGTACTCGGGTTCCAGCGTCACGTTGCGCGGATCCATGGCCGAGAGGGCGAGTCGCGTGGCCAGTGGCAGCGCGGCGTCCTCCACGGCGGTCTCCCAATAGCCGGCGTAGTCCGGGTACCACAACTGGGTGAGCGTATTGCGGCAGAGAAGGGCTCGGTCACACGCCGGATCAGCCAGGGTGGCGTGGAGTCCTTCGAGCCACTCGGTGGCGGCTGACGAGATTGCGCGGTCGGGAAGATCCCGCAGCGGAAGAAAGGTCACGGTTGGCGCTCCTGCGCTCTTCCCTCACGTATCCCCGGAGAATCGCCCGAGTTCCCCGGGGCCCTGGCCGCCCGGGCGCGTATGTGAGCCTGCTCGGCCGCGATCTTCCGCGCCGTGATCTGCCAGCTGTTGTCGGTCACGTCGCCCATCGACACCGTGAGCGGCTGGTCCAGTGGCAGCCCGTCGTCGAACAGGTAGAAGGCGCTCTGCACGTCGCGCACCTGCAGCCGGTTCTGCCCGAACCCCGGGGTGATCGGAATGACATGCAGCGGCGTGAAATCACGGCCCGGCGCGCGGATGATCAGGTCGAGCGGCGAGAAGGTAGCATCGGGCGCCAGCCCGTAGAACGACACGTACCACACGTTGTCGTCACGCAGGCCGTACTGCGATGCGTACGCCGAGATCTGGGCGCTGTAGCTCCGCCGCAGGTTCTGCAGGTCGCGGTAGGCGTCGGGCGACAGCGTGCGGATCACCGATTCGTTCATCGGCAGGAGCTGCACGAGCACTCCTTCAAGGCTCAGCTTGATGGAGATGTCGTCCTGGCGCAGGGTGCCATAGCCGGCAGGAATGAGACCCGTGGCGAGCGTATCCCGGCGCGCGCCGAACGGAGTGCTTCGCTCCGGCTCCGGGGCGGCATCGAGGGACGGACCGGCCCCCCCCGCGCCGCCGGCCACCGGCCCACCGCACGCGCCCGCGAGACATGCCCAGACGGCGGCCCCCACGATGGCCGATCGCTTCACCAGGTGCGCCATACGCCCTCCTCGATTTGGTGCGTGCCGCGGCTCACGCCTCGCGCCACGACGGCTGCGCCACCAGATCCAGCATGGCTTCGGCCAACTCGTCGCGCCCCTGGCCGGTGAGCGCGCTGAACGGCACGACATCATCTTCCGCCATTCCGGCGTGCTTCGCCAGAGCGGCCATCTGCGCCGCACGCTCCGCCGCCTTCACCTTGTCCACCTTGGTGGCCACGACGATCGTCGGCACACCGAGTTCGGCGAGGAATTCGAGCATGTCGAGATCGTCGGGCGTGGGGTCGCGGCGCGCATCGAGCAGCTGCACCACGCCGCGGAGCGCCGGCGTGTCCATCAGGTACCCTTCGATGAGCGGCTTCCATTCCGCACGCCGCTCCTTGGAGACGCGTGCGTATCCGTATCCCGGGAGATCGACCAGGGTGAACAGGTCGTTGACGGCGAAGAAGTGGATTTCCCGCGTGCGCCCCGGGGTATGACTCACGCGCGCCGTCTTCTTGCGCCGCACCAGCGTGTTGATGAGCGACGACTTGCCCACATTGGAGCGGCCGGCAAACGCGATCTCGGGACGCGTCGATTCGGGGCGCCAGCCGCCGCGCGTGGCCATCGGTCCCAGGTAGTCCAGCGAGCGCACGACGAGCGGATCGGCGCGCCGCGCCGTCGCGGTCATTGCGTGACCGCGGCCGCGGACGGCGCGTCGCCGGCGTACCGGTCGCCCACCAGCGCGATGCGCAGCACGTCGTCCATGGTCTTCACGGGATAGAAGCGCACGGCGTCGCGCACCTCGGCGGGCAGCTCCTCCACATCGCGCAGATTCTGCTGCGGGATGATCACCTGCACGATGTGGTTGCGGTGTGCCGCCACCGCCTTCTCGCGCAGCCCGCCGATGGGCAGCACCCGGCCGCGCAGCGTCACCTCGCCCGTCATCGCGATGTCGCCGCGCACCGGCACGCCGGTGAGCGCGCTGGCGATCGCCGTGGCGATCGCGATCCCCGCCGAGGGCCCGTCCTTGGGCGTGGCACCGGCGGGAATGTGCACGTGCAGGTCGCGCGACCGGGTCAGTTCGCGGTCGATGCCGAGCGAGGACGAGCGCGACCGCGTGTAGCTCAGGGCGGCGCTGGCCGATTCCTTCATGACGTCGCCGAGCGTGCCGGTGAGCTGCAGCCTCCCGCGTCCGGGCACCGCGCTCACCTCGATCTCGAGCACGTCGCCGCCCATCGGCGAATAGGCCAGCCCCATCGCCACGCCCACCTTGTTCTCGAGCGAGACCGCCGTGGGGTCGAAAGGCGCCGGGCCGAGCAGTTCCTTCAGATCGGCGGCGTGCACGACGTCCGGTTCGGCGGCGGATGCCGCGGCGCGGCCCTGCTCGGCACGGCGGCGTCCCAGCTTGCGCGCCACCCGCGCGATCCGCCGTTCGAGTTCCCTCACGCCGGCCTCGCGCGTGTACTCGTGGATGATCGTCGGCAGCACGTCGGGCTCCCACGTCACCGTCTCCGGCGGCAGGCCGTTGGCGCGCAACTGCTTGGGTACCAGGAACTGTCGCGCGATGGCGAGCTTCTCCTGGTCGAGATATCCTGGAAGCCTTATGACCTCCATCCGGTCGCGCAGCGGCTCCGGGATCTGCGGCAGGTAGTTGGCCGTGGTGATGAACAGCACCTGCGACAGGTCGTAGTCGATCTCGAGGTAGTGGTCGTTGAACGCGCGGTTCTGTTCCGGGTCGAGCACCTCGAGCAGCGCCGCCGCGGGGTCGCCGCGGTAGTCCTGCCCCAGCTTGTCCACCTCGTCGAGCAGGATCACCGGGTTCACCACCTCGGCGCGGCGCATGGCCTGGATGACGCGGCCGGGCATCGAGCCGATGTAGGTGCGGCGGTGGCCGCGAATCTCGGCCTCGTCGCGCACCCCACCCAGCGACATGCGGACGAACTTGCGCCCCAGGGCGCGGGCCACCGACCGGCCGAGCGACGTCTTTCCCACGCCGGGAGGGCCCACCAGGCAGAGGATCGGTCCGTCGAGCTTTCCGACCAGCGCCAGCACGCCGATGTAGTCGAGGATGCGATCCTTGACCGGTTCCAGCCCGTAGTGATCCTCGTCGAGAATCCGGCGGGCATGCGCCACATCGAGCACGTCGTCGGTGCGCGTCGTCCACGGCAGCGCGAGCACCCAGTCCACGAAGTTGCGCGACACCGTGCTCTCGGGCGCGATGGGCGACATCCGCCGCAGCTTGCGCAGCTCGCGGAACACGCGGGTCTTGACCACGTCGGGCAGCCCCTTGCGCTCCACCTGCGCCTCGAGGTCGGCCAGGTCGTCGTCGTCCTGGCCCAACTCACGGTGAATCGCCTTGAGTTGCTCCTGCAGGTAGAACTCGCGCTGGTTCTGGAACACCGAGCCGCGCACATCCTGCTCGATCTTCTGCTCCAGTCGCAGCAACTCGATCTCGCCGGTGAGCGTGGTGTCGAGCGCGCGGAACAGCTCCGAGAGCGGCTCCGTCTCGAGCAGCTTCTGGCGCGTCTCCTGCGGCACGGCCAGGTGGGCGGCGATGGCGTACGCCTGCTTGGCGGGCGACTGAGCCCCCTGGAGGATGGCGACGATCTCGCC encodes:
- a CDS encoding acyltransferase — its product is MTFLPLRDLPDRAISSAATEWLEGLHATLADPACDRALLCRNTLTQLWYPDYAGYWETAVEDAALPLATRLALSAMDPRNVTLEPEYYADCDDARFQRVKPLLWLWYSFDRTPLGGQNVWMGVLLRRLLAPHIFKRCGENFKAFQHVEFSFGYNLEVGDDVVVHRHVLLDDRGGIRLGNNVSISDFANVYSHTHSIVDPREVTNSATVIADGVRITYHATILAGVNVGEQGMVGAMAVATSDVRPYHVYVGIPAKSVRVKPNAPPQELVSRAAARQPAEPTRDDGR
- the yihA gene encoding ribosome biogenesis GTP-binding protein YihA/YsxC, translated to MTATARRADPLVVRSLDYLGPMATRGGWRPESTRPEIAFAGRSNVGKSSLINTLVRRKKTARVSHTPGRTREIHFFAVNDLFTLVDLPGYGYARVSKERRAEWKPLIEGYLMDTPALRGVVQLLDARRDPTPDDLDMLEFLAELGVPTIVVATKVDKVKAAERAAQMAALAKHAGMAEDDVVPFSALTGQGRDELAEAMLDLVAQPSWREA
- the lon gene encoding endopeptidase La yields the protein MPILSPDGDRVPVGNRLPVLPLRDVVFFPNVVMPLLVGRRASLAAVEAAMAGPGEHFLFVVTQRQADADEPTAADLYRVGVIVRVFQHTELPNGTTRLLLEGVARARVSRYAVVGGVLRATFKGDTAADAAANETPALARRAMSQFEEYVSLHRRIPGEIVAILQGAQSPAKQAYAIAAHLAVPQETRQKLLETEPLSELFRALDTTLTGEIELLRLEQKIEQDVRGSVFQNQREFYLQEQLKAIHRELGQDDDDLADLEAQVERKGLPDVVKTRVFRELRKLRRMSPIAPESTVSRNFVDWVLALPWTTRTDDVLDVAHARRILDEDHYGLEPVKDRILDYIGVLALVGKLDGPILCLVGPPGVGKTSLGRSVARALGRKFVRMSLGGVRDEAEIRGHRRTYIGSMPGRVIQAMRRAEVVNPVILLDEVDKLGQDYRGDPAAALLEVLDPEQNRAFNDHYLEIDYDLSQVLFITTANYLPQIPEPLRDRMEVIRLPGYLDQEKLAIARQFLVPKQLRANGLPPETVTWEPDVLPTIIHEYTREAGVRELERRIARVARKLGRRRAEQGRAAASAAEPDVVHAADLKELLGPAPFDPTAVSLENKVGVAMGLAYSPMGGDVLEIEVSAVPGRGRLQLTGTLGDVMKESASAALSYTRSRSSSLGIDRELTRSRDLHVHIPAGATPKDGPSAGIAIATAIASALTGVPVRGDIAMTGEVTLRGRVLPIGGLREKAVAAHRNHIVQVIIPQQNLRDVEELPAEVRDAVRFYPVKTMDDVLRIALVGDRYAGDAPSAAAVTQ
- a CDS encoding ATPase, T2SS/T4P/T4SS family — encoded protein: MPATLRDHWPQRVLDAVPGPLPNDEPALARALAAALRVELADLTVANPAARTLVPERWARQFRVLPLDATDDRIVLATADPLDLECERALAFATGRDVRFALARPSALTDAVNRAYVESTSAPQHPGATREVQMLTADQEVAPPVAGQDDGGSVTRLVDDLLADGVGAHASDIHIEPEDQGIAVRHRIDGVLRHVRTLPRGVARSLVSRIKIISGLDIADRLRPQDGRARVAVNGAAVDLRVSTLPASRGEKVVIRILDRRSALRSLDAMGFRADEYARVDTLLGCREGLILVTGPTGSGKTTTLYAALQRLQQRNLNIVTVEDPIEYRIPGIVQVQVHERAGLTFASALRSIMRQDPDVLLVGEIRDRETAEIAIQASLTGHLVLSTLHTNDAASAVTRLADFGVAPYKIASAVKGVLAQRLVRRLCGCSAGTREVTARPVAAVAERSVCALCGGEGFRGRLAIVEVLVASTEFERRVAASETADRLAEAGREAGMVSLWESGLAHVRAGATSLQELRRVAAPPPPGKLRVAAAAWPSDTSTRRSVPNSPISLDVGTVEVYVIHPHPDGWRVLVLERGPGAIRPGSWEVVTGSVDPAERPEAAALRELQEETGLAADRLYSVAVQPFYLPRRSSIQMAVVFAAFVDHPGSVTLSAEHGGFEWLDAAAAAERFTWPRSRRTMGDIVRLLSPANLDRVEDVLRVR